From Erigeron canadensis isolate Cc75 chromosome 8, C_canadensis_v1, whole genome shotgun sequence, one genomic window encodes:
- the LOC122579230 gene encoding E3 ubiquitin-protein ligase CIP8-like, translating into MAEITKIQTFLETDEDQDNDLVNIDHEEEYFPYTFNFHPFFTPSSSSSQNHQVISKSSSFSSSSCCLSEPESETHYPDCLFCYDDDNNNDEFDQMDYVTDLFQETRLSVNNNNHDDGDHELELGLRATGIESESDIEELTEVNDENNDTHVVNLDHFWECPSFDADRIVVHERNEQEGLSSVIDRIEEIPASSGISSDGDASVGAFEWEFLLAVNNLERDLDLETDVGEGGGFVYTPEFDTLIGQFVETVRALRGSPPAAKSFVDSLPCVVLNDDHEICAVCKDEILIEEKVTQLPCRHHYHGECIVPWLSIRNTCPVCRFELPTDDVDYERSKNRENDDDELRVGSGFELSP; encoded by the coding sequence ATGGCTGAAATAACAAAGATCCAAACTTTTCTTGAAACAGATGAAGACCAAGATAATGATCTTGTCAACATTGACCACGAAGAAGAATACTTTCCGTACACCTTCAATTTTCATCCATTTTTCAccccttcttcttcatcttctcaaaATCATCAGGTAATTTCAAAgtcatcatctttttcttcttcttcttgttgtttGTCTGAACCAGAATCAGAAACCCATTATCCAGattgtttgttttgttatgatgatgataataataatgatgaatTTGATCAAATGGATTATGTTACTGATTTATTTCAAGAAACCCGATTAtcggttaataataataatcatgatGATGGTGATCATGAGTTAGAGTTAGGGTTAAGGGCTACTGGGATTGAATCTGAATCTGATATAGAGGAGTTAACCGAAGTTAACGATGAAAACAACGATACCCATGTTGTGAATTTGGATCATTTTTGGGAATGCCCGTCTTTCGATGCTGATAGGATTGTTGTTCATGAACGTAACGAACAAGAGGGGTTGAGTTCGGTGATTGATAGGATTGAAGAGATACCAGCTTCGTCTGGGATATCGTCTGATGGTGATGCTTCGGTTGGGGCTTTTGAGTGGGAGTTTTTATTGGCGGTTAATAATTTGGAACGAGATTTAGATTTGGAAACGGATGTGGGTGAGGGTGGTGGTTTTGTATACACACCTGAATTCGATACGTTGATTGGCCAGTTTGTGGAGACTGTTAGAGCGTTGAGAGGGAGTCCTCCAGCTGCTAAATCGTTTGTGGATAGTCTTCCGTGTGTGGTGTTGAATGACGATCATGAGATTTGTGCGGTTTGTAAAGATGAGATTTTGATCGAGGAGAAAGTGACTCAGCTTCCTTGTAGACATCATTATCATGGTGAGTGTATTGTTCCGTGGTTGAGTATACGTAATACGTGTCCTGTTTGTCGGTTTGAGTTGCCTACAGATGATGTTGATTATGAGAGAAGCAAGAACAGAGAGAACGATGATGATGAGTTGCGAGTTGGGTCAGGTTTTGAACTTTCACCTTGA